From the Pseudomonas syringae KCTC 12500 genome, the window CGGCGAAGACGTCGTGTTCAATGCCAGCAACGAGGACGGCTATCTGCTCGTTGATCAGCAGCGAATCGGTCTGTGCGTGTGTGCAGACTTCGCCCACGCCGAGCACGCGCAACGTATGGCGCAAGGCGGATCCTGGGTGTACGCAGTCAGTGTGCTGATCTCGCCGGGCGGCTATGAATACGATGCCGGATTGCTTTCGGGGCATGCCGGCCGTCACTCGCTGCCGGTATTGATGGCCAATCATGGTGGGCCGACTGGCGGATGGCAGTCGGCGGGGCGCAGTTGTCTGTGGGACGAGGCAGGGCGCTGGGTTGGCGGGATGGAAGGTGGAGGTGGCGGTCTGGTAGTCGCAACCCGCCAGCGCGAGGGCTGGCAGGTAAAGGCGGTTACTGTGGACTAAGGGTGGTCACGCGCCCACGGCATTGTCCGGTTTGAGCCCGGTTTCGTTATGCGAGCGCGAAAGGGTCTCCGGCACCGTCAGCCACAACAGGCAGAACGCTACCGCTGCCACACCGGCGAGGGTCAGAAATGCCGCGCTGTAACCTGCTGCATGCACGACAAAACCGGCCAGGCTGTTGCTCAGCGCTGCACCCAGCCCGAACAGCGTGGACAGCGCGCCCAGACTCACGTTGAAACGCCCGCTGCCTTGAGTGAGGTCCTTGACCATCAATGGGAACAAGGCACCGAACAGGCCAGCGCCGATGCCGTCGAGCATCTGCACCGCCACCAGCCAATAGGGATCGTCGGAAAGGGTGTAAAGCACACCGCGAATCGGCAAGAATAGAAAGCCGGCCAGCAACAGCGGCTTACGCCCCCAGACATCCGCTTTCATGCCGACCAGCAGCGCGGCCGGCACCATCACCAGTTGGGCCGCGACAATGCACGCCGAGGTCAGCGGTGTCGCCATCTGCATATTGATTTGTGACAGCTTCTGGCTAACCAGCGGCAGCATTGCTGCGTTGGCCAGATGGAACAGCGCGCAGCAGATACCGAACATCAGCAGCGGCTTGTTGCTTAACAGCGCAGAAAGGCCTGACGGCTGGTGACCACTGACCTCGTGGCTGGCGTCGAAGCCCCGAGCCACGTCGTGATCGATCGCGTCTGCGGAAACGAAGCTGACCGCGACAATACTCGCCAGCGCCATGGCGGCCATCAGGTAAAACACCGCGATAGGACCGAAGAGGTAGGCGAAGCCGCCAGCCAAAAGGGCTGCGCAGGCATTACCAGCGTGGTTGAAGGTTTCGTTGCGCCCGGTACGGCGGGTAAACGCTTTGGGCCCGGTGATGCCCAGCGAAATGGCCGCGATGGCCGGTGCAAATACCGAGGCCGCAATGCTGCTCAACGCCTGGGTCAGGGCGACCACTGAAAAAGACGAAGTAAAGGGCAGAATCAGGCAGCTCAGCGTCACCAACAAGGCCGCCACACCGATCATGGCGCGCTTGTAGGGCGTTCTGTCGATCAGCGCCCCGGCAGGTGTCTGGGTCAGCAGTCCGGCAATACCGGCAATGGTCATCACCACGCCGATGCTGGCCGGGTCCCATTTGTGCACCGCCAGCAGATAGATCGCCAGATACGGGCCCAGGCCATCGCGCACATCGGCAAGGAAGAAATTCAGGCTATCCAGTGAAAGGGTGTTGCGGCGATCTGCATGACTGACCAAGAGTGAGGTTCCTGTAATTCGTCCGACTCCAGGCAACCGAGTCACGGGTAATACTGACCCGGGCCGTTTTAAAGAAGTTTCCGCACCCAAGATGAAATTTAGGCTTCAAATGCTCTTTTTCTGCAGGCTTTTCAGCCTCTGGGTTGCGCGTTGCGCGGCCGCCATCTTTTCAGGCCGTTTCATGCGCTTCCACTTGCGGATATCGTCCTTGGTACGTCCGCAGCTCACGCACAGATCACCGCTGAGCTGGCACACGGAAATGCACGGGTTTTCGATGTCCTTGGCTATGCTCAACCTCGTCTGGCGTATTTGCGTTTGATGCGCTGCTGCCAATCGCCTGCATTCTCGCGCAGGCACTGCTCTTCGCAGTCGACATGCACATGCGCCGCTGCATTCGACAGGCTGACCTGAGCATCGTCAAGTGCCTCTACCGTGAGACCGATCATGCGCTTGTCCAACCCGCGCTCCAGCGCAGCGTTCTTGTCAGCCAGCGTATCAAACACCCACACCACCTGCAGGCTGGCCGGGAACGCCGCGTAATCGACTTCATGAGTCAGCCAGCAGAAACCGGGCATCTCGGCCTTGGCGGTCTCGCAGGCGTGTGTCAGTGCGCTCACCAGACGCCGATCTGTCTGGGCCTGTTCGCGTTTGCTGGATGGCATGGTGGACCTTGGGTCGTTGAAAAGGAGTGGCGCAAGATACCTTATCGCGAGTGTGTGTCGAAGCATGAGAGACGGTATATCTGCAGGCGAAGTCTGATCGCACACGGCCATTATTCAAGCCATCCAGCGGTATCTTGTAGGATGACGTGCGGCCGCAAGACGCGCGCCTTTCCGACAATAAAGATAATGGATGCTCATCATGGACTTCTCATCGCCAGGCAATACACCTGATCACAGCCGCAGGGGCTTTCTTAAACAGTCACTGGCCGTTTCGGCGACCGTGGCCGCCATTGGCGCATTGCCGCGTCTTTCCAGCGCTCAGCCGCTGACCCAACGCTACCCCGACCCTTTGGTCAGTGTGCTGGACGACAGCTTTACCCACATACGAATCTTCAATGCCAGCGTCGAGAAGCTGGCCAGCGGCATGCGCTGGGCCGAAGGGCCTGTGTGGATCGGTGACGGTCGCTACTTGCTGGTCAGCGACATTGCCAACAATCGCATCATGCGTTGGGATGAGGTGACGGGTGAGCTGTCGGTGTACCGCGAGCACTCGAACTTTTCCAATGGCATGTGTCGCGACCGTCAGGGAAGACTGCTGGTTTGTGAGGGCTCCAGCACGACCAATGAGGGACGGCGGGTGACGCGTACCGAGTACAACGGGCGTATCACCGTGCTGGCCGACAGCTTTGAGGGCAAACCTTTCAATTCGCCCAACGATATCGCCTGCAAACGTGATGGGTCTATCTGGTTCACCGATCCCACCTTCCAGGCCGAAAGCAACTACGAAGGTCAAAAGGTCAAGCAGGAGCAACCCTTCGGCGTCTATCGCATAGACCCCTCGAACGGCAAGGTCTCCAGAGTGATTGATGATCTGGCAGGTCCGAACGGCCTGTGCTTTTCGCCGGACGAGAAAACCTTGTACGTTGTTGAAGGACGCGCCAAACCCCACGGCCTCATCTGGGCGATAGCGGTCAACGAAGACGGCACGCTGGGCGAGCGGCGCAAGCTTATCGAAGGCCTGGACTACGCGGCCATCGACGGCATCAAGTGCGACGAGGGCGGCAACCTGTGGTGCGGCTGGGGCGGTAACGGTGATCCCAAGGCGGATATGGAGAAACTCGACGGCGTGCGAGTGTTCAACCCTCAAGGCAAGGCCATCGGTCATATCAGTCTGCCCGAACGCTGCGCCAATATCTGTTTCGGCGGGCGAGAGGGCAATCGGCTGTTCATGGCCAGCAGCCATTCGCTTTATTCGGTGTTCGTGAACGCGCGCGGCGCTACGTTTGCCTGACGGCGCGTGACCCGATGACGGCGCATGACACGACGCGTCGTCAATCGGGTCGAACCCCTTGGGCCGTGCCCGGTCTGTTCCTGTAATTACTTTCAGGGATAGTTATTTATGTCGGCGCAACGCGGCCTGGTTCTACTTGCACGAGGCGGTTATGCCGCCCGTGGTGTTGTTTATCTGATTATCGGTCTGTTCGCGGTACTGGCGGCGCAGGGCTCCTCGCAGCCGGCCGACAGCCACAGCAGTCTTGAAGCGCTGTTGAGCCAGCCTTTCGGCGGCGTTCTGGTCGGGGTGGTGATCGTCGGTCTGTTGGCGTTCGCGGCATGGCGAGTCCTGCAGGCTACCCGGGACGTTGATCATCATGGCCGCGAACTCAAAGGGCTGGTGATTCGCGGCGGTCTGTTGGTGGGCGGCTTTACGTACGGCGCATTGGCGTTCTTTGCCTTGGGCCTGCTAGTCAGTGGGCTGAAGAGCTCCGGAGGCTCATCGGATGGCGGGCAGGCCAAGGACCTGCTCGCAGCCATTTTGTCCTGGGATCATTCCAATCTGCTGGTCTATGTGGTCGCCCTGGTGCCCCTGGGGCTGGGCATTGTGCACATCATCAAGGGCTACAAGGCGTCCTTCGAGAAGTATTTCGAGGCCGACGAAGACGTCATGAAATACGTGCGTCCTGTCTCGCGCTTCGGCCTGATCGCCCGCGGCGTGGCGTTCATCGAAATCGCCGTATTACTGGCGGTCAGCGGCTCCAGTTATCAGGCCATGCACCCGCCGGGCATGAAAGATGCGCTCAACGGTTTGCAGGATCTGCCCGCAGGCGGCCTGGTATTGCTGATCGTGGCACTTGGGCTGATTGCGTTTTCGGTGTACAGCTTTGCTCAGGCGGCCTGGCGCCGGATCAATATGGACGTGCCTGATGCGCCGGAGGCCGTGGCGCGTCATTTCCGCTGAACACCCGCATTTGGCGGAGGACTGCGTGACGTCTCAGGTCAGGCAGTCCGTTTCAGGGGTGCCTGCCAGTAAAAATAATGTGATCTACGTCTCAAGTCGCCCTTGGCGCGGCCGACATTCTCTTTAGCGCTGCGATAATTTTCCGGACTGACGTTCTCCACGCGGGCCCGGATCAGATTCAGCGCAATAAAAATAAAAGAGGATAGCCATGACCATTCTTCAGCGAGTGATCGGTGGATTTGCTGTGCTGGTGGTACTGCTGCTCGCCATGGCAGGTATCAGCTATCAAAGCACTCATTCCATAAGCGATCGGATCAGCGTCATCACAGGGCAATCCGCACCCTTGAGCAGGGCGGCGAGCGAGCTATACGTGCATGTGCTGCGCGCCAACCAGGCACTGCTCGGGGTTCTGGTCAGCACTGATCCCAAACAGATCGACGATGGCAAGCAGCCGTTCAACGAGAGCATGACCCGGTTCAATCAGTTGCTGGACAGCACGCCTGCCTATATTGGCGATCATGCTGAATTGCGCGACAACCTGAACCAGCAACGCCAACTGAGTGCTGCTTATGCCGAGCAGGCGCAGACGCTGATTGCCAGCCATCGGCAGCACGTTCTGCAGGCACTTCAGAGCCGAGTGTTGCAGGGCTACAGCAGCAGTCAGGGCGCGCAACTGACCGGTTATCTTCGTGACTATATTGCCCGCGAGCGCAACGCCGGTTCCGCAGAGACGGTGGCAGCGGGGGAAAAGCTGCTACTGGAGGTCGGCAAATCCTACGATGGTCTGGCTGCCCATGCCGCCACACCGAATATTCAGACCTTGCAGCGCGTACTCAACTTGCAGGATGAGGTGATCAGTACCCGCACACGGGAGCTCATCGCAGCCGACCCGCGCGCTGGCCGGATTGCCGCAGTGATGGTCAACCGCCTGCTTAACGATCTGACTGGCAGCGACGGCGTTTATCAGGCCTACAGGCAGGAAGCGGCACTCGCCGAGCAGGTCGACAAGCAGCGCCAGGCAGCGGAAACCCGTCTTCAAGCAACGCTGAGCAAGATCGGCGAGTTCGGCAATCAGTCACTGGCGGTGGCCAACGACGCCAAGGCCGGGGCGGATTCGACGATTGCCACCAGCCTTAGCCTGTTGCTGATCGCCTGCCTGCTGGCCGTCATGGCGGCAGCAATCATCGGCACATGGGTCGCCTTCAGCCTTCGTCGCCCTCTGGCTGCGTTTCGCGAGGTTTTGAAGACGCTCACCAGTGGCGACATGCGGGTACGTTTCGACGTCAGCCGCCGCGATGAGTTTGGTGAGTTGGGTGGTTATCTCAATGAATTCACCCAGTCGTTGCAACAGACGTTTCGTCAACTGATCGGGTCGGCCGACAACCTGGCGCTGACCGCCAGCCAGAACGCGCAGATCAGTGAGCAGACGACCCGCGTGGTGGACGAGCAGAAGGATCGGCTCAACTCTGCCGCGTCAGCCATGACTGAAATGGAGAGCACGGTCGAGGAAGTCGCCCGTCGGGCTCAGGACACACGCGGCGCGGTGGACAGCACCAGTGAGCTGACCGGGAAAGTGCAAAAGCGCGTGGCTGAAACCATCGTCAACATTCGCCAGCAGGCTGAACAGGTCAACAAGGCGTCTGCGGTGACCGACGAGTTGCAGAAATACGGGCAGAACATCGACGGTATCGTCGACGCCATTCGCACCATTGCCGAACAGACCAACCTGCTGGCGCTCAACGCCGCCATCGAAGCGGCGCGGGCTGGCGAGCAGGGCAGGGGCTTTGCGGTGGTGGCCGATGAGGTACGCTCGCTGGCCGGTCGCACTCAAACCTCAACCAGCGAGATACAGGAAATGATCGGCCAGATGCAGAGCAAGATCCATTCGGCGGTAGAGGTGATGAACGAAAGCCAGATCCAGTCCGACCATTGCGTGACACTGGCTTCCGGCGCTGATCAATTGCTGGTGGAAATGGGCGAGGCGGTGGATGTGATTCGCGACATGAACATTCAGATCGCTGCGGCCACTGAACAGCAAAGCGCGACGG encodes:
- a CDS encoding carbon-nitrogen hydrolase family protein — translated: MTFPILAAAQFCSARGDIENNLSGHLAFMQQASELGASYLLFPELSLTGYEPELARELALLADDARLAPLVALAVKLQLTTTVGVPLRGPSDSVLIGALTFTAAGDVIAYAKQYLHPGEDVVFNASNEDGYLLVDQQRIGLCVCADFAHAEHAQRMAQGGSWVYAVSVLISPGGYEYDAGLLSGHAGRHSLPVLMANHGGPTGGWQSAGRSCLWDEAGRWVGGMEGGGGGLVVATRQREGWQVKAVTVD
- a CDS encoding MFS transporter, with translation MVSHADRRNTLSLDSLNFFLADVRDGLGPYLAIYLLAVHKWDPASIGVVMTIAGIAGLLTQTPAGALIDRTPYKRAMIGVAALLVTLSCLILPFTSSFSVVALTQALSSIAASVFAPAIAAISLGITGPKAFTRRTGRNETFNHAGNACAALLAGGFAYLFGPIAVFYLMAAMALASIVAVSFVSADAIDHDVARGFDASHEVSGHQPSGLSALLSNKPLLMFGICCALFHLANAAMLPLVSQKLSQINMQMATPLTSACIVAAQLVMVPAALLVGMKADVWGRKPLLLAGFLFLPIRGVLYTLSDDPYWLVAVQMLDGIGAGLFGALFPLMVKDLTQGSGRFNVSLGALSTLFGLGAALSNSLAGFVVHAAGYSAAFLTLAGVAAVAFCLLWLTVPETLSRSHNETGLKPDNAVGA
- a CDS encoding DUF1289 domain-containing protein, encoding MAKDIENPCISVCQLSGDLCVSCGRTKDDIRKWKRMKRPEKMAAAQRATQRLKSLQKKSI
- a CDS encoding SMP-30/gluconolactonase/LRE family protein; amino-acid sequence: MDFSSPGNTPDHSRRGFLKQSLAVSATVAAIGALPRLSSAQPLTQRYPDPLVSVLDDSFTHIRIFNASVEKLASGMRWAEGPVWIGDGRYLLVSDIANNRIMRWDEVTGELSVYREHSNFSNGMCRDRQGRLLVCEGSSTTNEGRRVTRTEYNGRITVLADSFEGKPFNSPNDIACKRDGSIWFTDPTFQAESNYEGQKVKQEQPFGVYRIDPSNGKVSRVIDDLAGPNGLCFSPDEKTLYVVEGRAKPHGLIWAIAVNEDGTLGERRKLIEGLDYAAIDGIKCDEGGNLWCGWGGNGDPKADMEKLDGVRVFNPQGKAIGHISLPERCANICFGGREGNRLFMASSHSLYSVFVNARGATFA
- a CDS encoding DUF1206 domain-containing protein codes for the protein MSAQRGLVLLARGGYAARGVVYLIIGLFAVLAAQGSSQPADSHSSLEALLSQPFGGVLVGVVIVGLLAFAAWRVLQATRDVDHHGRELKGLVIRGGLLVGGFTYGALAFFALGLLVSGLKSSGGSSDGGQAKDLLAAILSWDHSNLLVYVVALVPLGLGIVHIIKGYKASFEKYFEADEDVMKYVRPVSRFGLIARGVAFIEIAVLLAVSGSSYQAMHPPGMKDALNGLQDLPAGGLVLLIVALGLIAFSVYSFAQAAWRRINMDVPDAPEAVARHFR
- a CDS encoding methyl-accepting chemotaxis protein, whose product is MTILQRVIGGFAVLVVLLLAMAGISYQSTHSISDRISVITGQSAPLSRAASELYVHVLRANQALLGVLVSTDPKQIDDGKQPFNESMTRFNQLLDSTPAYIGDHAELRDNLNQQRQLSAAYAEQAQTLIASHRQHVLQALQSRVLQGYSSSQGAQLTGYLRDYIARERNAGSAETVAAGEKLLLEVGKSYDGLAAHAATPNIQTLQRVLNLQDEVISTRTRELIAADPRAGRIAAVMVNRLLNDLTGSDGVYQAYRQEAALAEQVDKQRQAAETRLQATLSKIGEFGNQSLAVANDAKAGADSTIATSLSLLLIACLLAVMAAAIIGTWVAFSLRRPLAAFREVLKTLTSGDMRVRFDVSRRDEFGELGGYLNEFTQSLQQTFRQLIGSADNLALTASQNAQISEQTTRVVDEQKDRLNSAASAMTEMESTVEEVARRAQDTRGAVDSTSELTGKVQKRVAETIVNIRQQAEQVNKASAVTDELQKYGQNIDGIVDAIRTIAEQTNLLALNAAIEAARAGEQGRGFAVVADEVRSLAGRTQTSTSEIQEMIGQMQSKIHSAVEVMNESQIQSDHCVTLASGADQLLVEMGEAVDVIRDMNIQIAAATEQQSATVQETSRMVTHINDSAQQAADGAEQSAISSQDLSKMARDQRELLHHFSV